The nucleotide window ATTCATAATCGAGTTCATACCCCGCATCTTTATGAAACTCTCTGTAAGCTCCGTCTCCGGGATAACCTATTTCCGAACTCCATACCTGTTCTGACGATTCCAAATCTCTTGCAAATGCAGCAACTCCGTTTTTTGTATAAACAGGCGAATAAATACCGTAAACAGGTCTCGGGTCACTGTGCATTATTCCGTGTGCATCCACAAGGAAATATCTTATACCGTGTTTTTCGAGAAATTTGTCCTGTCCCGGATAATATGCACATTCTGCAAGCCATATTCCTTTAGGATCTCTATTAAAGTTTTTCTGATAATCTTTTTTCGCCATGTAAATTTGTGCATTTACAGCTTCAGGATAATCCTTCATTAGCGGTAAAAAACCATGTGTAGCAGTAACGGGAATTATTTCCAGATTCCCCTGATCCTGAAATTTTCTGAATGCTCCCACCAAATCTCTTCCGCATTTATCTTCATATACGGATTTTGCTCTTTTATTGAACCACAAGTTATGATTTGCCACTTTCAGCATATCAGGATATTCTTTCAGTCTTTCTATTTCCAATTCACAAAATTCTATTAATTTATCCATATGTCTTATATATCTTTCTCTCAAAAGACTGTCATTAAGCATATTTACCAAAGTCCCCGACATTGTTAATGTTAAATTCCACGGAATACGATCTCTTGTAAGATTTTCAAACATTTCCAAAAGGGGAATGTATGTTTCGGTAATTGCTTCATACAGCCAGTCCTCTTCCAGAAACTCTTTATGTTCAGGGTGTCTTACATAAGGCAAATGGGCGTGTAATACTAAACTTAAATATCCGTTCATAACTTATTATCCTCCATCTTTATTTTTAAAATTTCTTTCATACTCTAAAAAGTGTATATATTATTTATACCATATTTTCAGTTTTTTTCAATACCTTAATTTTAATAAATTTAAAATTTTTTTACATTTTCCTTTTTCAGTTTTTGTTTTTGATTTAAAATCAATATTGTCAATTATTTCAATATCAAAAATTTTTTTTATTTTCTAAAAATTTTAAGCTTATTTCCTATAAACTTTACTTCAACCTGTTCATTTACTCCTTCTTCTCCGTCTATACTCACACCTATCTCCTCGTTTACTTTTTCAATAATACATCTTTTCGCTGTAAGAGTTCTCACATAATCGTTATTAATAAGATTGCTGTTTATTAAATCAAAAAGAATTTGAGGTATATCGAAAGGATTCTCGATATTTTTTACAATTATAATATTCATTAATCCGTCACTCACATCGGCATTATCGATTACTCCGTCAAATCCTCCTACGCTTTTTCCGTTTAAAATCATATACAGTATAGCCTTTTCGGATATACTTTCTCCGTTATCAAGGGTTATATTCAAATCAAATTTCTTAATATTTGTAAGTTCTCCAAGTCCTGTTATGTGATAAGCCGCTTTTCCTATGACTTTTTTCAGATTTTTATCTGTATTGTAAGAAATTTTTGTAAAAAGACCTCCTGCATAAGAAGACAGAAATATCGTTTTTTCATTTATCAGTCCGAAGTCTACAGGTTTTGCCGTACCGTGAATAATATTATCCAGCCATTTTTCTATATTTTCTCCCAAATCGAGAGATTTTGCCAAATCATTGGATGTTCCTGTAGGAAATATTGCCACGTCCGGGAAATCAATATTTTCCTTATAAAGCAAACTTAAACTTCTGCTCAATATTCCGTCGCCTCCTGACAAAATAAGAATGTCATATTTTTCTTTTTTCAGAATCTCCGTTAATATATCGTATTTTTCCCTTATACTGTAAAGTGTGAGTGTAATTCCTTTTTCCAATAACATTGATGCGATTAAATCAAAATTATTCAATATCATATCTGCATTACCCGACTTCGGATTATACACTAAAAGTGCTTTTTTCAATACATTTTTATCGCTCATTTATATCTCCCCGTTTATTTAAAATCAATTTTCATTAAATGCTTTCGGCTCATATCCGAAATTTAAAAAGTATTTTACTCCTTCTCCGGGTGTCTTAGCTACCCCTATATATCCCGGTCCTAAAGGAGTTCTCACTCCGAAACCTAAACCGTAACTTTCTTTTCTTTCTTTTCCGAAACTGAAACTTTTATCTGAGAAAGAAGCAACAGAAGCATTGACTCCTGCAAAAAAGAATCTTGAAATTTGATACTGAAAATTTAATTTCCCTATAAATATACTGTTTGCTCTCATCTTATCAGTAGGAAGTCCTGCAAATTCAAGAGAATACACGTCTTCCTGAAATCCGCCCGCTTTAGGCTTGTATGTTTCAGGAACTTTATCTCCCCGACTTGTTACATATACTGCACTCGGTGTCAATGTAAAATTTTTCCCAAAAGGAATATTTACTTCTCCTTTAACATACAGAGCATTAAAATCCGCATTTTTTGAATTTGAAGTCGTATATTCGGCTTTAAAATAAGTTCCTTTAGTAGGAAACATTATAGAATCTCTGTTATCCTGAGTAACGGATACTTCAAAATACGGAAATCTTATTTTTTGGTCTGATTTTTCATCAGAATTTCCATTGACATGAGAAGTCTGATATCCTCCACTCAAAATCAAAAGAGTACTTCTGCTTAATTCCACACCTATTCCAAGATTCGTTTTAATTCTTCTGTTATTAAAGCTGTATTTATTTCCATTATAATATTGATTTTTTATAATATCCTTCTTAAAATCAAATGTTCCTATGAGCAAAATTCTGTTATCTTTTCCCATAGACATTATTCCTACTCCGTTAACACCATGTTCATTGGCAATAGTAGCTCTCAACATGTATCTTGTATCTATATTGTTTATTGTCCGATTTCCCTGAACTCCTATATTTGAAGTTGCCAAGTCTTCGTTATTCACATTTCCCGATAAAGTCAAATAATTTCCGGCTTTTTCCTGAACATTTATTACTAATGTATCGCTATTTTTTATCTCAAAATAAACTGTGGAAAAATTTCCGTTTTTATATAAATCGTTAACTATTTTTTCCATATCTTTTCGGTTCATTTTACCTAAATTTTTAGGTATATATCTGTCAAAATAATCACTTTTATATTTTTTATTTCCTTTGATTTCGATATTTTTTATATAATACTCTTCTTTCCAGCTTTTTCTGAATTCTTTTCTTTTTTCTTCCAGTTCGGCAAATTTAACAGGATCACTCAGTTTTCTTATACTTTCTATATTTTCCCTGGCTACTTTTTCCCCTGCGGCAATTATATCTTTCACTTTTTGAAAATCATAAGAACCTATTTTTTCGAGGTTCGGTGCCATATACAAATCAAGCATTCTTATTTGTCTTTCGACTTCCTGACGTCCTGCAATAGTCATAGAATCAGATATTACATCTACTATATTCAGTTTTTCGGGATTTCTTTTGGAAAATCCCTCTCCTACATTTACCCCTATTGTATAATCGGCTCCCAAAACTTTTACATCCTGAACAGGAAGATTTCTCACTACTCCTCCGTCTATATACAGTCTTTCTCCCGATTCTACAGGATTAAAGACTGACGGCAAAGACAAACTTGATCTTATCGCTGTTGCGATAGAACCTTTATCTATCATTACCCCTTCGCCTGTATTCAGATCCGTCGCAACAAGAGCAAATTTTTTCGGAAATTTTTTAAAATTTTCTATTCCTTCAGTACCGTAAAAAAGTTCATTAAGTTTTTCACTCGCACTTTTTCCTCCCACTGCTCCTGAAGGAATTTTAGGGATAAAGTTTTCTGTGGGAAGTGCTACGGTATTTCTGTCTTCTATTAAATTTCTGGATAGACCTTTTTCTTTTCTTTCTATTTTATCATCAAAAAGAGAAAGCCAGTCCATTTCTGTTGCAATTTTTTCAATTTCGTCAGGAGTATAGCCTACACTGTATAATCCTCCTATAATACTTCCCATACTTGTCCCTGTAACGTATTCCACAGGTACTTTTTCTTCTTCCAAAACCTTTAATACTCCTATATGAGCCAATCCTTTGGCAGTTCCTCCACTGAGAACCAGACCTATATGCTTATCTTCCTTGTTTTCTTCGGTATTTTCAATTTTTACTTTTTGATTTTCTTTCGGGACTTCATTTTCATTTTCTGAAAATACTAAATTTCCTAATAAAGTGAATATAAAAATTACATATATTATTTTTTTCATATTTACCGTACCTCTGTAAAATATTATATATTTTTGTATTTTTCAAAAGAATTAAAATTTTCAAAGTATGACTTTTCCATTTGAAGATAATAAAATACATTTTATTTTGAATTTTATAATTTCCACAATTTATCAACAAAATATTATTTCTTAATAACTTTTTCTTCTAAAAATTTCATAGCTTTCTGAACGTCAGCTTCATCGCCTTCTTCTTTTACATATTCTATATATTTAACTGTGTTGTCTTCATCTACTATCATTAAAGCCCTTGTTAATAAGCCTGCTTCTTTAATTAAAAAACCGTTTTGAATACCGAACTGATGATATTTATAATCGGAAACCGGTTTTAAACTGTTTATTCCGTTACTTGAACAGAATCTTTCCTGTGCAAAAGGTGTATCTACTGTTACTGAATAAAATTTCACCTCAAGAAATTTTTCTGCAGCAGTATTAAGCATTTTTGTCTGTATAGAACAAACTTTTGTATCAAGAGAAGGTGCTGTATATATAACTTTAACAGCTTTGTCTTCAAGTATATTTTTTTCTTCAAGTTTAGGACTTATAACCAAAGGAATCTCTTTTAATTTATCTCCTGTTTTTGTTTCTTTTCCCACAATAGTAATCGGTTTTCCGCCCATTGTTATTTTCAGTTCATTCTCCGATTTCAGCGTATCAAGATACTGAGTATACTGCTCATTTGTTCCCGACATTTTCTGCTCATTCTGCTTCGTCTTTCCGCATGAGATGATTACTATTCCCGCCAATATTACTGTTAAAATTCTTTTCATACTTATTTTCCTCTTTTCTTATTTATTATTTTTCCTTTTATAAAAGAAAAGCTCAATAAATTTTATTTAAAAATTGTATTGAGGTTTTTCTTCATAATTGTATTTTAAAACTATTTACTTTTTTTCTTCTTTGCAGAAGCTTTTTCCGTTTTTTTACTTTTTTCTTTTGTTTTCGAGCTTACTTTTTTATCTCCTGATTTTTTTGCTTTCTTCGATGTTTTATCGTCAGATTTTCTCCTTCTTTTGGATTCTCCTTCGGATTTTCTTCCTCTTGTTCTTTTTCCTTCAGAAGAACCTCCGCCTGATTGTCCTCCTGTCGCTTTTTCTACTAGAGGTTTAGAATCTTTTTTGGAATTTAAAGCTCTCATTATATACTCGGCTTCCTGTAAAGGAACTGTTATAAACGAGTATTTGTCCATAATTTTTATATCTTTTACTTTTCTTCCCGGTGTTTTCGCTTTTTTATTCAATAAGTCAAGAAGTCTTCCCGGATTGTAACCGTCTTTACTTCCAAGTGCTATAAACAATCTTGTTTTATCGTCTATTTTTACTTTGACATCTTCTATTTCACTGTAATTTTCAGGTAAAAACTCATCTTCATAAAAATGTCTTAAAAGAGAAGACAATACCTGTTTAGGATCTCTTCCTTCGATTAATTTATCTGCAAGTTCTTCATAACTTGTGTAATCTTCTTCTTTTATGATTTCGTCTATATACGCAATCAAGGCTTCTTTTTTAGCATTTAATATTTCTTCTACATTAGGTATAGTTTCTCTTTTTATGTCGGTTTTCGTAACTCTTTTTATTTGAGAAAGAGTTCTCGCTTCCCTCGGTGTAACAAAAGTTATTGCTATCCCTTTATGTCCCGCTCTTCCTGTTCTTCCTATTCTGTGAACGTAAGATTCAGCTTCCTGAGGTATGGAATAGTTTATAACATGAGTCAGATTGCTTACATCTATTCCTCTCGCCGCAACGTCTGTGGCAACAAGTATAGTCAATATTTTTTTCTTGAATAAATCAAGTGCTTTCTGTCTTAACCCTTGTGTAATATCTCCGTGAATACACTCAGCATCATAATTTCTTGCTTTTAATTTATTCGTAACTTCATCCACTTCGGACTTTGTACGACAGAAAACTATTCCGTAAAAATTCTGAGTGTAATCCAAAACTCTGCACAAAGCTTCAAATTTATCTTCCTGTTTTACTTCATAGTAAATCTGTTCAGTCAGATCCGTTGTCAATTCTTCTTTTTTAACTTTCAGAAGTTTGTAATCGTTCATAAATTTTTTAGCTATACTCATTATCGTTTTCGGAATAGTTGCGGAAAAGAATAGCATTTTTTTCTCATCGTTAGTTTCTTCAAGGATTAACTCTATATCTTCAATAAATCCCATATTAAGCATCTCATCAGCTTCATCTAATACGAAATAATCAAGATTGTTGACTTTCAATACTTTTTTTCTCATCAAATCCATAACTCTTCCCGGAGTTCCTACAACGATATCCACTCCGGATTTAAGTTTTTTAATCTGATTTTCTATTGATGCTCCTCCGTATACTGCCAAAACTTTTATATCTTTTTTCCCTTTCAGCGAGTATATTTCATCAGCTACCTGATTTGCAAGCTCTCTCGTAGGTGCCAATATCAAAGCTTTTACAGTTTTATCTGCTTCGAGCGTTTCCAGTATCGGTATACCGAAAGCCGCTGTTTTTCCTGTTCCTGTTTGTGCCTGACCTATTAAGTGTGTTCTTTCTTTTAATAATTCCGGTATCACCAGTTTCTGTATATCACTCGGTTCTTCAAAACCTTTTTTTTCCAACGCATTAAGTACTTCCTGACTTAATCCGTAATCTTCAAATCTTTGCATTTTACTTTTTTACCTTCTTTCTATTTCTCTATTCTGATTATTTAATATCCTATATTTTACCAAATATCTCTGTTAATATGTTTTTCAGTCACATTATTTTATTTTTAATAAAATTGATACAAATTATTATATCATATTTTTCTCTTTTATGCTTGGAAATTTTTTATATTTCGGATAATAAAAATCGACAGACGAAATATTTTTATAATATTTGAAATCTGTCGATTTTTAAGTATTTCATAAAAAAATTATTTTCCCCCTTACTGTTTTTTCCCTAAAACATATACCTCTTCTTTTTTCACTTTTCCGCTTTCATCATAGAATATCCACTTGCCGTCTTCTTTTCCCCCTTTATAATTCCCCTCTACTATCTTCACTCCCTTATCGTCATTTATCACTACAGGCCCGTTTAACTGTCCGTCCAGATACGAGAATGTCGTCGATATTTTTCCATTATCAAAATACACCGTCCATGTTCCTGACTCTTTTCCGTTCTTAAATTCAGACTCAAGTTTTTTATTTCCGCTTTCATAATATTCACTCTGTTTTCCGTCTTTTAATCCCTTAACAAAGTTCATCTTCTTACTTTCTTTTCCGTTTTGATAATAATATACCCATTCTCCTTCAGGTAAGCCCTCCTTAAACTTCGATACTACCTGCTTTTGTCCACTCTCATAATATACAGTATACTCCCCTTCTTCCTTTCCATTTACATACGTTGCTGTTACTTTCGGTTTATTCCCCTTATAATATTCCTTGTAACTTCCATCAAGTTTTCCATTTTTAAATGTCTGATCTACTGCTACCTGTCCGTCATCATAATATACATTTACTTTACCTTCGTATTTATTATGCTTAAATGTCCCCTTTTCTTTTTCTTTTCCATTTTCATAATATGAACGGGCTTCTCCCTCTTTAGAGTTTCTTTTAAAGTTTACTTTGGATGCCAACTGTCCATTCTCATAATACAGTTTTACTTCTCCTTCAAGTAATCCGTTTTTGTAATTGCCTTCTTCACTTACTTTGCCGCTTTCATAATATTTCTTGTAGTTGCCTACAGGCTTGTCATTCTCATAAGTAAATTCCTGCTGTACTTTTCCTGAAGGATACAAATATACCCATTTTCCTGTCTTTTTTCCATCCTGTGTATAATGAAGGTCTGCAAGTTTTACTCCTGTATCGTATACTACTGCTATATCTCCTACAAGTTTATCATTCTTATAGTTTCCGCTCTCTCTTACCTTACCG belongs to Pseudoleptotrichia goodfellowii and includes:
- a CDS encoding glycoside hydrolase family 57 protein, giving the protein MNGYLSLVLHAHLPYVRHPEHKEFLEEDWLYEAITETYIPLLEMFENLTRDRIPWNLTLTMSGTLVNMLNDSLLRERYIRHMDKLIEFCELEIERLKEYPDMLKVANHNLWFNKRAKSVYEDKCGRDLVGAFRKFQDQGNLEIIPVTATHGFLPLMKDYPEAVNAQIYMAKKDYQKNFNRDPKGIWLAECAYYPGQDKFLEKHGIRYFLVDAHGIMHSDPRPVYGIYSPVYTKNGVAAFARDLESSEQVWSSEIGYPGDGAYREFHKDAGYELDYEYVKPYLHSDGIRRNMGIKYHAITDKKGSFKACYDPDLAYGRAKEHAYNFVHNRSKQIEFLASKMKHRKPIVISPYDAELYGHWWYEGPIFLEWVFRATAESNFSTITPYQYLERYPTNQIVDVSMSSWGANGYYDVWIDGSNDYVYRHLHKAAKKMIELANGREPVNELEYRALNQAARELLMAQTSCWEFIMFTGTMVGYAHKKISDHIHRLFKIYEDFKNGMLDESWINEIEYRDNIFPEIEYRMYRSDRL
- a CDS encoding diacylglycerol/lipid kinase family protein produces the protein MSDKNVLKKALLVYNPKSGNADMILNNFDLIASMLLEKGITLTLYSIREKYDILTEILKKEKYDILILSGGDGILSRSLSLLYKENIDFPDVAIFPTGTSNDLAKSLDLGENIEKWLDNIIHGTAKPVDFGLINEKTIFLSSYAGGLFTKISYNTDKNLKKVIGKAAYHITGLGELTNIKKFDLNITLDNGESISEKAILYMILNGKSVGGFDGVIDNADVSDGLMNIIIVKNIENPFDIPQILFDLINSNLINNDYVRTLTAKRCIIEKVNEEIGVSIDGEEGVNEQVEVKFIGNKLKIFRK
- a CDS encoding patatin-like phospholipase family protein; this translates as MKKIIYVIFIFTLLGNLVFSENENEVPKENQKVKIENTEENKEDKHIGLVLSGGTAKGLAHIGVLKVLEEEKVPVEYVTGTSMGSIIGGLYSVGYTPDEIEKIATEMDWLSLFDDKIERKEKGLSRNLIEDRNTVALPTENFIPKIPSGAVGGKSASEKLNELFYGTEGIENFKKFPKKFALVATDLNTGEGVMIDKGSIATAIRSSLSLPSVFNPVESGERLYIDGGVVRNLPVQDVKVLGADYTIGVNVGEGFSKRNPEKLNIVDVISDSMTIAGRQEVERQIRMLDLYMAPNLEKIGSYDFQKVKDIIAAGEKVARENIESIRKLSDPVKFAELEEKRKEFRKSWKEEYYIKNIEIKGNKKYKSDYFDRYIPKNLGKMNRKDMEKIVNDLYKNGNFSTVYFEIKNSDTLVINVQEKAGNYLTLSGNVNNEDLATSNIGVQGNRTINNIDTRYMLRATIANEHGVNGVGIMSMGKDNRILLIGTFDFKKDIIKNQYYNGNKYSFNNRRIKTNLGIGVELSRSTLLILSGGYQTSHVNGNSDEKSDQKIRFPYFEVSVTQDNRDSIMFPTKGTYFKAEYTTSNSKNADFNALYVKGEVNIPFGKNFTLTPSAVYVTSRGDKVPETYKPKAGGFQEDVYSLEFAGLPTDKMRANSIFIGKLNFQYQISRFFFAGVNASVASFSDKSFSFGKERKESYGLGFGVRTPLGPGYIGVAKTPGEGVKYFLNFGYEPKAFNEN
- the tpx gene encoding thiol peroxidase — protein: MKRILTVILAGIVIISCGKTKQNEQKMSGTNEQYTQYLDTLKSENELKITMGGKPITIVGKETKTGDKLKEIPLVISPKLEEKNILEDKAVKVIYTAPSLDTKVCSIQTKMLNTAAEKFLEVKFYSVTVDTPFAQERFCSSNGINSLKPVSDYKYHQFGIQNGFLIKEAGLLTRALMIVDEDNTVKYIEYVKEEGDEADVQKAMKFLEEKVIKK
- a CDS encoding DEAD/DEAH box helicase, which codes for MQRFEDYGLSQEVLNALEKKGFEEPSDIQKLVIPELLKERTHLIGQAQTGTGKTAAFGIPILETLEADKTVKALILAPTRELANQVADEIYSLKGKKDIKVLAVYGGASIENQIKKLKSGVDIVVGTPGRVMDLMRKKVLKVNNLDYFVLDEADEMLNMGFIEDIELILEETNDEKKMLFFSATIPKTIMSIAKKFMNDYKLLKVKKEELTTDLTEQIYYEVKQEDKFEALCRVLDYTQNFYGIVFCRTKSEVDEVTNKLKARNYDAECIHGDITQGLRQKALDLFKKKILTILVATDVAARGIDVSNLTHVINYSIPQEAESYVHRIGRTGRAGHKGIAITFVTPREARTLSQIKRVTKTDIKRETIPNVEEILNAKKEALIAYIDEIIKEEDYTSYEELADKLIEGRDPKQVLSSLLRHFYEDEFLPENYSEIEDVKVKIDDKTRLFIALGSKDGYNPGRLLDLLNKKAKTPGRKVKDIKIMDKYSFITVPLQEAEYIMRALNSKKDSKPLVEKATGGQSGGGSSEGKRTRGRKSEGESKRRRKSDDKTSKKAKKSGDKKVSSKTKEKSKKTEKASAKKKKSK
- a CDS encoding toxin-antitoxin system YwqK family antitoxin, which translates into the protein MKKILMFLTLLILAISCGTKQDEDVNKTKPQGVEVEDLQVIDEKLYEYGEEKPYSGKVITRDEDDKIVMIETSKDGSIEGEVKTYYETGKLKEVYNVKDDKIEGKYNWYGKDGSIEINATYKNNERETETAISTKDKKPYTGTYTETYANGNVSQVIKFNEGKRDGETIYYYDNGKIKERIPYTQGLREGNYFYYNKVGEVIGKGAFVNDKREGQWLVYDEEDKTLIEKIYSNNLEEGPYKVYFEDGKVRAEGTYKGGKLDGMYKAYYLNGNVETEVNYVDGKREGAYKINYENGKVRESGNYKNDKLVGDIAVVYDTGVKLADLHYTQDGKKTGKWVYLYPSGKVQQEFTYENDKPVGNYKKYYESGKVSEEGNYKNGLLEGEVKLYYENGQLASKVNFKRNSKEGEARSYYENGKEKEKGTFKHNKYEGKVNVYYDDGQVAVDQTFKNGKLDGSYKEYYKGNKPKVTATYVNGKEEGEYTVYYESGQKQVVSKFKEGLPEGEWVYYYQNGKESKKMNFVKGLKDGKQSEYYESGNKKLESEFKNGKESGTWTVYFDNGKISTTFSYLDGQLNGPVVINDDKGVKIVEGNYKGGKEDGKWIFYDESGKVKKEEVYVLGKKQ